The Camelus ferus isolate YT-003-E chromosome 34, BCGSAC_Cfer_1.0, whole genome shotgun sequence sequence ATCTGTTAAGAAATCTTCACATTCCTGATTTAGTTTCACGTAAAATGGGGTAGCTAGTGTTATATTTTGTGTAGGGGATGTGAACCCCCCTTTTGCAGACCCCAAttcatttttctgtgtctgtgcagCTCACAGACACTCTCTGTTGCAGGCCACAGCCTCTGCCTCTTCAGTGACAGCCTTAACAGGGCTCTTCCTTGCACGTCAGCACAGAAGTCAAGGGAGgaagctgaaaataaaaacacttctgGTTTTAGCTTGAGTGTTGGGCCTGCAGGACGGCTCAGGACTCATCACACTGGGAATACAGAGGGGAACTTGCAGGTTACGATGGAGGAGGTCCTGTGTCCTTTTCTTCCATTTAACGTCTGAGGCAGTCACGTTCCCGCTCACCACCTGACATCATTATGTTAATGTTGTCTGGGTTGAAAAACAAGGGGAAAGCCAGCCAGTCCCTGTACTGCCCTCATCTCCTTGCTGTATTTTCAGGCAAAATGGTGGCCCTTCCCACCGAACTCCCGGTTTTATTCACCTTTTTGTTAGTAGGGAAATGCACAGAAGTTAAGGGCTCCAAGGTTGTGCGTGTGACTGACGCTGTGAGTCTGACAGCTTGCCCTGTTCTCAGTTACGGAGACGAGAGTGCTTCTGAAGGACTAAATCTGAGAGGGGGCTCTCCAGCCTCTTCAGAAGAGGACCTCCCAGAGACTGCAGATATGCAGCTCGCTGGGCCCCAGACTTTTACCCTGTTCTAATCACCGTGTGTTTTAACGTTAGCATGTGTGTGTCCGTTGATTTTACAGATAAGGTTAAGTTGTGGCTAGGATACAAGTCACCCGGCTGTCTGGCACTGTGTGTGGAACAGAACACACAGAAGAGCTCGGGGCCGAGACCACACCACTGTGTACTGACTGTGCGCTTCTTGGCCCCTCACAGGAGACCCCCGTGCTCACcaaagcagagaagcaggagcgcaggcaggaggaggaggagcggcaGCTGCTCCTGGCCGTGCAGAAGAGGGAGCAGGAGCGGATGCTGAGGGAGGAGCGGAAGcgagagctggaggagagggtcAAGGCGGTGGAAGGTAGGGCGGTGCGCACAGGCCCCGCAGCGGCTGCGGGCGCCATCCCGCCCCAAGCAGCCCGGGCTTTCTGCTTCCTGTCTGGGTGGGCCTCGTACCTGTGCTCCTGGGCCCCTGCATTCTCTGGTCTCTCGTCCCCTCTGCGTTCCCCGTGTGGGGTGGAAGAAGGTTCGTTTCACAGAAGTTGCTTTAAGCACAAGGGAGTTGTTTTTAAAGCATCAGGTCTGTCCTGGCCTGCATTACGAGGTCTGGAGTGTGGCCGGCCTCTGCTCTGGGTCTTGGGGCCCCGAGGGCGTCCCCCTGCGTGTGCTGGAGGCACAGGGCAGCAGCTGTCTCCCCGTGAGCTGGGTGGCAGTTGTATTTATAAATGGAACCTGACAAACCGTGGGATGACAGATCGTCTGGCTTCGTTACTAACGGCCAGGGTTGGGGCTCGTCAGACCTGCACATTGGGGGCTCACGGAGCTGAGCCTCGGGCGCCCCCCTCCCGCCCACCTCAGGGCTCCTGGTGGCCAAACACAGAGcagcagagaaggggaaaggagcacAGGACAGAAGTACCCTCACAGCGGACCGCAGGGATGCAGCACGGGAGGCTGGCATGTGTCTGCTGTCTCTCGTGAAAGAGGGTCCCGTGAACGGGGCAGAGAAAATATTCAGACGTTAATGGTGAAGAATCTTCTTGACTTGATGGAAAAATACAAATCTTAGAATTAGAAAGCAAGATGAGCCGTGAACTGGATGTAACAGACTCGGGAGAACGCCTTACAGAACGTACGCCCGCAGACATTTGAAGTAACCAGTTTGGAAGAGGGCACTTAGAGGATGCTCCGTAACAGAGGTGGACGTCTCGGGAGCCCATGGGACTGGGCTTGTGTTGGTCTCCTGGGTCCTGGCACAAGGACCAGGACTGGGTGTTCGGGGATAGCACAGCTGGCTCCACAGCCCCAGAGGCCAGCTGTCTCAGATCTGGGCGTCGGCAGAGCCCGGGGGTgtgccctcctctgcctcctccagctgctggtggCTCCTGGCATTCCTTCTTTTCTGGTTTCCTCTGAAAACTCAGAATCgaagggaacttccttaaccAACATCTGTTTCTAAAGATCTCAACAAACACTGTTGAATTGGGAAGCACTAGAAGGGCTCCCTTTTGAGTCAGGGAGAAGGCAGATTTCCTCTTCCATTGCTTCTGTTCTGAATCGTATTGCTTTGTAGGGGTTTCTTTTCTCAAGTGGGAAATAATGTACCCCTCCctcaacccacacacacacacacagacaatcTAGGGAATGTGTTCGAAACTCCAAGAAAATAGCCAAGAAATTATTGTAACTAATAATAGTTAAGCCAGGGAAGGGCTTCAGGacggcagagtagaaggatgtgGCGGCGCCCCCCAGTACACCAGAAAGGCACCTGCACGTGGTGCAGGTCCCACAGTACCTACTAAACTGAAGGTCTTACACAAGTAAAGCTGCAAGAAAATCTCCATGTAACCAGGTTggctgggaggggaaaaaatgaggggCCCTGCACCCccgggaggaggcagggaaagaagaaaggttcTCTTGCTCTGGGAGTCCCTTCACCAGTGGGGAGATGagctggggcagaggggaagCTTCAGAGGCTCAGAAGAGAGAGCTGGAGCATGTTGTGGCAAGCCAAACGGAGGGAAGCCGGCTCAGAGGATCCCTGTGGTCCCCAGGCTGAGACACAAGCCTGCTGGTGTGTGCCGAGACTGGGTGCTGGAGCTCGGGCTTCGGAGGACGGCCCCAAGGAGAGGACTAGGGCTGGCTGCTGCGAGACAGCCTGAAGGGCCTGGAGTATGGTACGAGCCGAACCTGAGGGCAGCAGAGCCTGGGTCCCCCCTTAAAAAGCCCTGTTGTTAGTGCAGAGAGGCTTGACCAGGCCATAGCAGCTTCCTCCTGTGGCCCAGCCATGGAAGCCCCATTGTTAACGCCTGGGAGCTGTCTCCTTGCTTGTGGGCTCTGGGAGGGCTCGCTTGCTCAGGGTTGCCCTCAGGCGGAGGCAGGACTGAAATCTGAGCCCATTCCTAGGGGCCACATGGCTGGGGATGCAGGGCAGAAATTTGAGTCCTGCCCCAGGTGGATTCGGAGGACGCTGGTGCCTTGGTCAGGTCAGTGCCTGCAGGACGTCTGAGCAGAACACTGGTGCACAGCGGGGGCAGGTCAGCGTTAATGACTGTGTGCACATGTGGAGGcgggcctggggtctgggctcaCCTGTAGTCCACGGTGGATCCAGGTGCATGACTACACGCAGCTCTGGTGGGTCCTGGTGCCTGGCTTCAGTGCACCTGCCCTGGTGACTGTAAACACAGGGCCTGAGGGACACCAGGGCTGACTGCCTACATTCTCACATCTGAGGCAGGGCCGAGAGCAGCGCCAACAACGGTGCACTTTGTGAGCCCGCATGACGGGTGACAGGTGACACTACAGAGGGCAACTCCGCGGCCCCTCCCTTGGGTCAGTCTCTCTCGggtcagtctacccaggcaatagaaataaaagcaaaaataaacaaatgggacctaattaaacttgtaagcttctgcacagcagaaggaaacaataaacaaaatgaaaagacaacccacagaatgggagaagatatttgcaaacattgCAGCTGAGAAGGACTTCATTTCCAGAGTAtccaaacagctcatacagctcaatttcaaaaaaacaaGGATCCCAgtgaaaaaatgggcaggagacctgaacagacatctctccagtgaagacatacgaaCGGCCAgcaggcacacgaaaagatgccggtggtatcagagaaacgcaaattaaaactacagtgaggtttcacctcacataggtcagagtggccatcattaagTCCACAAactaaatgctggagaaggtgtggagaaaagggaaccaaccctcctatactgttggtggaaatgcagtttggtgcagccgttgtggaaaacagtatggagattcctcagaagactaaaaatagacttaccctatgatccagcaatcccactcctgggcatatgtagccagagggaactccaattgaaaaagacacatgcaccccaatgttcatagcagcactgtttacaatagccaagacatggaagtacctaagtgtccatcgacagatgactggatgaagaagctgtggtatgtttatacaatggaatactactcagccataaaaaagaataatgccatttgcagcaacatggatggacctagagattatcacactaagtgaactaagtcagagagagaaagacaaatttttgatatcacttatatgtggaatctaaaaaaatgacacaaatgaacttatttgcgaaacggaaaaagactcacagacatagaaaatttatggttaccgggttgggggaaaaggggagcgataaattgggaatttggaatTAGTGGATACACATGCTACTgtaaataaacaaggacctactatgtgcagcACGGTAAGTACATTTAGTGTCTCGTAGTAACCTGGGGTAGAAAATGTATCTGTAAGCAGAAATCCAGGTAGCTGGATTGGTTATCATTATACAAATACCAAcgtaaataatctttaaaaaggcAGCATGGCCCCATAGCAGGAAGACCCCTAACGCTCGCAAGGAGGCAGGCTgaccccaggctggggcaggagcgCGAGGTGAGCCTGGACCCCTGGGGAAAGGAGTCAGGCTGACCCCAGGACGGGGCAGGAGTGCAAGGTGAGCCTGGACTCCCAGGGAGGGGCTCACTTCTTGTGGTGGTGCCTCGGCCTGCGGGCGGCCTGTTGTCAGGACAGACTGGAGGGCACCGGTTTGGGGGACTGCTGCTCAGAGGTCCTGGTGGCCAGCGGAGTGCGTGCTTGTGAGTGCCACGGGACCAgaaccagcccccaccccaggcatgGCAGGAGGCAGCAGACCACACTTGTCTTCTGGAGGAGGCTTCCTAGCTGATCGCTGTGGCTGCGGCTGAGGGCCAGGTTTCTAACTAAACCTGCATCTCAGGCCCCCAGCCTCTCCAGAGGCCCCAGAGTGCCAGGGGGCACCCCTGGGTGGCCTGACTGTGGTAGCGGGAGGGACTTCAGTTCCTGGGTCCCCGGGGCCTGAGGAGTGTGGAGGGCTGGTTTAGGGCCGTCCTGCGAGCTTGGGCCAAGGGCAGGGCTCAGGTTGGGCCTGTGGAGTTGCTCTCCCCGGACAGGGGCTGTGGGCATCTTCTCACACTCCCCAGGCCAGGCTCCGTCTGTGACCACCACTCGGGCTCGTgccggggcaggggtgggccgCAGAGGCAGCTGGTGAGAGTTCAGATGCGCCTGCAAAACCTCGCACGTGTCTGGATTGAGATCTGGTCCTAAACCGGGGATgtggccttttgtttgttttgtgagggggaggtaattgggtttgtttgtttatgtttggaGGAGGTGCCGAGGATTGAACCcgagaccttgtgcatgctaaagcACGCGCTCGACGCTGAGCCATACTCTCCTGCTGGATGTTGTGTTCTTGAGGAAAGATAGGAAAGGCCTCTCGTCCTCAGACAAGGGTGATCCCCAGTCTTCCGTTTTCCTTTCCGCCGAttccacttttcttctctcttgctcctccctctccccatccagAGTCCACCTGCTTACCTCCTGCCCCAACTTGAACTTCATATGACTGAGAGGAAATGGGTCCCActtgtttatcattttcttaaagcATTCCACTATAGAATCGTCCTAATTATCAAAAAGAGGGatgcagaggaggcaggagcacGTCATGACATCACTCTGGAGGTCTGTTTCCTTCCGCTCGCGGAGTGTCGGCAAGCATCTGACCTCTAGAGCCCCTGACGCACTATGCCTGTGTCCACCGCAGACCGAGCcaagaggaggaagctgagggaggagagggcctgGCTGCTGGCCCAGGGGAAGGCGCTGCCGCCGGAGCTGTCCCACCTGGACCCCCCGTCCCCGCTGCGGGAGGAGAAGAAGGCTGAAGACCTGTGAGTGTGTGTCCTAGCCCAGGCCCCACGGCAGTCCCCGCGGGCGCTGCCCTGTGCTCGTTCTGCCTCTGCTCTTTCGGGATTGTATTCTTCACCCTTTTTAGGTCTTATATTTCTTTAGATTCTGttagatttaaaaatactgatttgagTGAAATAAAACCTGGGGAAAGGATGTGCTAGTGAGTAACTAACTTTCTAGAGTCGTTAATCAGTTCGAATCATCATGGTCAAGCATCATtctgtagatgaggaaaatgatttCCCCTTCGTGCTAAAGCATGTGCACCCTCCCCTTTGTAACCACTTCCTGGAGTGTCCTCAGTGCTGCAGACTTGCCTTAGAAGATCTACGGGGGCTGTTCTGGTCTCAGTGCAGTGAGCCATGTGTGCTTGAGCTGAGAGGTGGTCTCGGGTCTGCTAAGCCCTTGTTCTCTGATTACAGCTTTGAGCTGGACGACGCGTTCACGGCCATGTACAAAGGTCAGTTCCTGCGCTCTGGTGCTGTGCTTCTGGTGCTGTGCTCCCGGGAGTGTGAACTAAGCTTTCCTCTTGGCCCTTAGTCCTAGACGTGGTGAAGGCACACAAGGATTCCTGGCCCTTTTTGGAACCTGTGGATGAGTCGTACGCCCCGAACTATTACCAGATTATTAAGGTAGAGGCTGTACTTCAGTCGTGCCTGCTGTGGAGCGCATGTCTCTGGTGGTTGCTGCTGTGTTTGTATCACTCAGGGATCAGAGCTGCTGGATATATTtgagcagccttttttttttttttaaacttctgaaaaaatttttaaattttttgggagaaggaggtagttaggttcgtctgttcatttattacttttggtggaggtgctggagattgaggCAGGGACCtgtgcgtgctaggcacacactctacccctgagcagCTCTTACCggtgtggtttctctgtctcacGAGGACTCCGAGATGTTTTTTCCAGCGTGTGATTAAGAAATGTGTCCTGTTTTAGGTCCCCATGGATATTTCAAGCATGGAGAAGAAACTGAATGGAGGTTTATACTGTACCAAGGAGGAATTTGTAAATGACATGAAAACTATGTTCAGGAACTGCCGAAAATACAACGGGGACAGTAGTGGTGAGTGGAAGGGGGTTTGCTCCAGACCTTGCACCATTAGGACCAAGAATAAAATGCCTTCTTTTGTAGAAGTACACGCTTCAGGGATTCAGACTTTTCTTTGGGACCACAGAGAGCATGTGTACTGAAGCCCTGGGGGCGGCCGGACCagaccctctcctgcctccatgaCAAGAGACGGCTCCCAGGGCCCAGGTTCTCGTGTCCTTGAGATGGCCTGGCTCTGGTGGTTCTGTCTCCATCTTCTGTCGTGTTCAGAACCGCAGAGCAGCTGTCTGATGACAGCCTGTGCTGCCCCAGGGGCAGGACTGGGTGCTGTCACACACTAGCCCCTGGTGCCCTCGTTTCTTTCCTGGGCAGATTCCGTGATTGTGCCTAGTGTCCGCAGGTGAGCCTTGCAGAGAGGTAAATTTGTGCTGGTTTGGGGTGAGAGTCCTGGAGCCAGTGTCCTGGCCACACGGCCTGGAGCCTCTTACACAGAAACCGTGTCCCCGGCTGGTGTCTGGCTCCGCCACATGTTTCCCCAGGGGCTTCCTGTCATTTGCTGGCAGGTGGGCTGTCTCTGGGGGCTGCAAGCTGTGTCCTTGCGTCCCCGTAGAGTACACCAAGATGTCGGATAACCTGGAGCGGTGCTTCCACCGGGCGATGGCGAAGCATTTTCCTGGCGACGACGGGGACACAGACGAGGAGTTCTGGATCAGGGAGGATGAGAAGCGAGAGAAgaggcggggccgggcggggcggggcggcggccaCGCCTGCACCCGCTCCCGGGACCCAGAGGGGCCCAGCAGGAGACAGCAGCCCGTGGAGAATGGGGGCAAGTCGCTGCCCCCCGGCCGCCGAGCCCCTTCTGCGCAGCCCCCTCGGGAGGGGGGCGTGTCCCGGCCCCTGCACTGCAGTGGGGGGCCTGGCCAGGCCCCCGCTCTGAACCAGACGGTAAACAGCAGCTCCTGGGAGGTCAGGGTTGGGGGCGGAACAGCCTTCCCCGCTGGCCCCTCTTCCAAAATGGTTTTCCTGCATGTCAGTGATCTCTTCTCCCCCATCTGTCCCTCACTGGTTCTCCTTTATTTTAAACCCTTCTTTCTCTCACTCGTTTGAACCTCACATTCTCAATGTGGgcaaaaatttgaattaaaaaactCACTCCTTTTGAAAGTAAAAGGCACATAGGTGCACACAGTACATGAAGTTTCCTGGTGGGAGCGGCTGGGGAAGCACTGTGTGAGGAGGCTCTGGGGTGAGGGGCAGTGGAGGGATGCACTGCCCTGCGAGCACCTGCTCCAGGCCGCTGGGTGTGGGTGCCTTCTTCCTCTGGATGTGAGGGacctgctttctctcttctccttgcccTTCCTCAACGCCCTCCAGAGGCCGGCAGTGCAGGGGGCTTTTTGTCCTCTGCGAGGGTCGGAGCTTCCTGCCACGCGTGTCTCCTCTGGAGCCCCAGAGCTGCGTCCCGGAGGGCCTGGGCAGCAGCATCCGCCTTTAGCAGTGCAGGTAAGCAGGCTGCTGAGAGGCGCAGCTGCCGGGGTGAGTTCCAGAACTCATCATTTCCTCTTGCCTTGGGGTCAGCACGTCACGGGATCTGCCTTGTTCTGTGGGTCTGGTGAGCtctgctgtcttctctctcctcattcCCAGCCTCCAGCTGGAATTAACCACCAACGAGGACCCGGGCGAGGCATCCCAGATGAGAAGCCCATGTGTGGGGCGCTGGGGCACCTCGCCGACGTGGGACCACCTCCTGGACCCCTGCAGCTCAGGCAGATGAGCGGCCCCAGTCAGGATGGAAACGTGTATCCCGCCGCTCATTTCCAGCCAGGATTTATTCCTCCCAGGCACGGTggggccccggcccggcccccagACTTTCCTGAGAGCTCGGAAATGCCTCCTAGCCACATGTACCAGTCGTACAAGTACCTCAATCGAGTGCACTCTGCTGTCTGGAACGGGAACCACGGTGCTACAAACCCAGGACCCCTGGGGCCAGATGAGAAGCCCCCCGTGGGGCCAGGACCCTCTCACCCGCCTCGCACTCTTGGGCACATGATGGACACCCCCGTGATGAGACCGCCCCTCCCACCAAACCAGTGGCCTGACCACTCGGGCTTCCTACCTCATGGAGTCCCTTCTCCGGGGTTCCTGCGACCACCCTGTAAAGCTGGCGGACATCGGTTGCAGCCACCTCCATCCCCAGCGCCAGGGTCTCTGTTTGGAGCCCCCGCCCAGGCCATGCGGGGGGTGCAGGGCGGGGACTCCATGATGGACAGCCCGGAGATGCTTGCCATGCAGCAGCTGTCCTCCCGTGTGTGCCCGCCAGGCGTGCCTTACCGCTCCCGCCAGCCTggccccccacctctgcctggccCTTTCACACAGCTTGCTCACTCggcccccaggcctgccctggggggccctgggaggaTGCAGGACAGCAGTGGAACACAGGAGCCTGAGGACGGCCGAGGTAatccccagccccctccatccGACCCCTGGCTCCCCAAGCTGTCAGTTCACACACAACGCCAGGTGGCATGTGGGCTGGCCTCCAGCCTCGCTGTCCTCAACTCCGTGGGGCTGAGCCAGTCATGGCGCAGAAGGCTTTCTGGCGACGATCACGTGGGTGGTGCTCAGGCACTCTGTGAGACTTTAACCTGTAACTCGCTTAATTCTCAGAACAAGCCTTTGCGGGAACaatttttattatccttatttttacagatggaaaatcGAAGGCACAAAGGCAGTAGGTTATTTGCCTTCATCTAGCTCCAAACTGGTGGAGCTGAGGTTTGAACCAGACACTCGGGCCCTGGCGTCCTTGCCGCAGCCATGTGTCATCCAGCGGCACCTAAAATTACTGTCCTGAGCGTTCCCGCTGTGAGAGGTGTGCACAGTGCTCTCCGTGCGGTCCAGTTCTTGCATCTCGTCCACCCCACGGGGGCGTGTCTGTGCCCACTGAGTCAGGACAGTGAGCGCTGGCACATCTCGCGGGAATGTGTTGGAGGTGCCGTCGAGGGGGGCGGACCTCAGGCTGCGGGAGGAGGATGACAGGGCCTCTCTGTGGTGGAGGCTTATTTCTGAGATAGACGTCCAGCCTGTGTTGCCTGTATCAGTGAAGGGGGGTGGCTGGGCCTTCTGCAGGACACGGTGACGGCTCCCTGTGAGATTTCAGCGCTGCTTCCGAGCAGAGGCCCCCTCTGGACTTTCCAGTAATGATTTCAGGCAAGTCTGGGGTTTAGAGCTTCAGAGGAAGAGCCCCACGGTGAAGCCTTGGCGCGCTCACGTTGACGGAGGAAAAGCACACACTTAACTTTCAGTGGACAGCTTGTGCCTTTGACCTTTAAGCAGCTTTAGCCCATCAGCACCTGGGACTCTGGTTGATCTTCAGTGTcgtgaatgttctttttttttgggtATTATTCATTctatagattttttgttttaaattgaagcatagttagtTTACAGTATTGTTAGTTTTTGGTATagagcatagtggttcagttgtATTATACATATGTGCTCTGTCACGCTCtgtcattgtaggctattacaaggtactgcgTGTCGCTCCCCGTGCTGTATACGCGTGGGGTTTTGTCTGCACGATGACTGTAGTGCTGCGTGTTGTGGTTAATAGTTGGTATCCCATTGTGCATTCTTGATTTTCCCCTTAAGCTTTGACCAGGGTCGTTTTTGACCCTACCTGGCCAACAGCTCCCTCCTACTTGAGACCATACTTACGGGTGAATGCAGTAGCACAGTGCAGAATTCCGAGCTTGTCATCAAGCCCTTGAGCCTAGTAATTTGTGCACTGAGTTCTTGTAATATGTGGGAGGTGCCTTTTGAGTTCTTGCTGTAGGCATCCAAAGTGAGTATTTTCATTCACTCAGCACTGACTGAGTCCCCATTTTGTGCAAGCACTAGGCATGATGGAAATCAGAACTAGGTCCCTGCTCCCTTGGGGCTGGTGTCCTGACTGGCAGAGCCGGGGACTGGCCTTCCCCGCGTGTCCGCCGTGCCCTGGTCCTTCTCAGTGTGGCAGGCCTGTGCTTCCAGCACCCTGTGTCACATGCACCCCCTTGGGGCCATGGGCTCGGGTCCAGGAAGGATGTTGCCGCTCCTTGGCAGACCTTATGGGGGCTGCAGGCGTCCCCCTCGTCCTGTGAGGGAGTGTGTCAGGGTCACCCTGCGTGCACAACATCTGACCACCTGTCTGTCGTCTGCTGTCATTTCGGCTCCTGAATTGcggttttgtctggtttttcttgCAGCAGACCCCTTGCCTGGGCTGGAGGAGAAACCAGCGAGCGTCGGTGCTTTGGAGGGGGTGTTCCTCAAACAGCTACCTCACCCCACAGCCCCCCTGCAGACCGACTGTGCCCGGCGGAGCTCGCCCCGGGGAAGGGACTCGGAGGCCCCCGAGCTCAGAGGCGAGCTGGGAGAGCCTGGAGGCAGCTGTAAAGGGAGCACGGGCAGGAACGCCTGGCCGTCGGGGGGCAG is a genomic window containing:
- the LOC102523130 gene encoding cat eye syndrome critical region protein 2 isoform X2, giving the protein MYKEAPAQGKPSGRPLGRESEGQKNVSSVPGKTGKRRGRPPKRKKVQEETTASEKQEENSLTSEPHTRNGSQGPGQGSWWLLCQTEEEWRQVTESFRERTSLRERQLYKLLSEDFLPEICNMIAQKETPVLTKAEKQERRQEEEERQLLLAVQKREQERMLREERKRELEERVKAVEDRAKRRKLREERAWLLAQGKALPPELSHLDPPSPLREEKKAEDLFELDDAFTAMYKVLDVVKAHKDSWPFLEPVDESYAPNYYQIIKVPMDISSMEKKLNGGLYCTKEEFVNDMKTMFRNCRKYNGDSSEYTKMSDNLERCFHRAMAKHFPGDDGDTDEEFWIREDEKREKRRGRAGRGGGHACTRSRDPEGPSRRQQPVENGGKSLPPGRRAPSAQPPREGGVSRPLHCSGGPGQAPALNQTRPAVQGAFCPLRGSELPATRVSSGAPELRPGGPGQQHPPLAVQPPAGINHQRGPGRGIPDEKPMCGALGHLADVGPPPGPLQLRQMSGPSQDGNVYPAAHFQPGFIPPRHGGAPARPPDFPESSEMPPSHMYQSYKYLNRVHSAVWNGNHGATNPGPLGPDEKPPVGPGPSHPPRTLGHMMDTPVMRPPLPPNQWPDHSGFLPHGVPSPGFLRPPCKAGGHRLQPPPSPAPGSLFGAPAQAMRGVQGGDSMMDSPEMLAMQQLSSRVCPPGVPYRSRQPGPPPLPGPFTQLAHSAPRPALGGPGRMQDSSGTQEPEDGRADPLPGLEEKPASVGALEGVFLKQLPHPTAPLQTDCARRSSPRGRDSEAPELRGELGEPGGSCKGSTGRNAWPSGGSFASPAAPGCTLADRGSLPENGVRVEASPCGSEGKGLRGGGSEEPLCPRGRALKEAVPPGADPACSPLYVPGLEYPSSAARYHISPGLQALGTVMGGKPPAPPPQPFPPRAFQSHDPHSGVFPRYRPHQALRFPYQPAPQPSYRHYPRTYYSCPQGLHDWQRPLPAPGSPSGALFSDKSAAAGLQGCEALSSALTPPTRVHAVAAKTATAEGQNPGPEEEKPDESVERPESPKEFLDLDNHNAAAKRQGSLSASEYLYGTPAPALSSGVGFGSSAFPPQGVMLQTAPPYLPPRPAGHFQPGAYSSPVAAPPPHHPAAAQPNGLSPECPVYRCPEEGLGHFQAVMMEQISSGSGMRAPFQEMYRPSGMQVHPAQPRPSFPKTPAAAASQEELPPHKPPALPLDQS